From a region of the Coffea arabica cultivar ET-39 chromosome 3e, Coffea Arabica ET-39 HiFi, whole genome shotgun sequence genome:
- the LOC113737425 gene encoding protein FAR1-RELATED SEQUENCE 5-like has product MGIILNRETMKYHVRDLVIEHNHTLHISECTHMMRSQRKVSISQGAQAEIANDAGISLKQSHELMGKEAGGLGNIGYTRDDLKRYLRIKRERGLKYGEAGAMLRYFEEQKLENPSFFHAEQLDCE; this is encoded by the coding sequence ATGGGGATAATTTTGAACAGAGAAACAATGAAGTATCATGTTCGAGATCTGGTAATCGAGCATAATCACACACTACATATTTCAGAATGTACTCATATGATGCGTTCGCAAAGAAAAGTAAGTATTTCTCAAGGAGCCCAAGCTGAGATTGCAAATGATGCAGGAATATCCTTGAAACAATCCCATGAACTCATGGGAAAAGAGGCAGGTGGATTAGGCAATATTGGCTACACTCGTGATGACTTAAAACGCTATCTACGAATAAAAAGAGAGAGGGGATTAAAGTATGGTGAAGCTGGTGCAATGCTACGATACTTTGAAgaacaaaaattggaaaatccgTCATTCTTCCACGCAGAGCAGCTTGATTGTGAATAA
- the LOC113737422 gene encoding uncharacterized protein produces MDLDLALRIDSPLPLTDQSTSDEKRNNERWERSNRLCLMIIKKAVPEVFREIMSETTATAKEFLQDIEKRFVKNEKAEISTLLTRLVSMKYSGKGNIREYIMEMSHLASKLNALKLNLSEELLVHLILISLPTQFSQFKVSYNCQNETWSLNELISHCVEEEERLKQEQTESAHLVSTTNDKCKGLKRKKEKGAAGTAPQKKQQ; encoded by the coding sequence ATGGATCTCGACCTTGCGTTAAGGATTGATTCTCCCCTACCTCTTACAGATCAGAGTACCTCTgatgaaaagagaaataatGAAAGGTGGGAGAGATCAAATCGCTTGTGTCTGATGATCATTAAAAAGGCCGTTCCAGAAGTATTCAGGGAAATAATGTCAGAAACGACTGCAACCGCTAAAGAGTTCCTTCAGGACATTGAAAAAAGATTTGTCAAGAACGAAAAGGCTGAAATTAGTACGCTCTTGACACGCCTAGTTTCAATGAAATATAGTGGTAAAGGTAATATCAGAGAATACATCATGGAGATGTCTCATCTTGCTTCGAAATTAAATGCACTTAAGTTGAATCTCTCTGAAGAGTTATTAgtgcatttgattttaatatctcttcCTACACAGTTTAGCCAGTTTAAGGTGAGTTATAACTGTCAAAATGAGACTTGGTCTCTAAATGAACTCATCTCACACTGTGTAGAGGAAGAGGAAAGGTTGAAACAAGAGCAGACAGAAAGTGCCCATCTGGTGTCAACCACTAATGATAAATGCAAGGGActtaagagaaagaaagaaaaaggagctGCAGGTACAGcgccacaaaagaaacaacaataG